Genomic segment of Neomonachus schauinslandi unplaced genomic scaffold, ASM220157v2 HiC_scaffold_583, whole genome shotgun sequence:
AATATGCTATGAATACATTGGCACAAAATCCTTTCTGActtcctttttcatctttgccaatAACCCAGTGATCTCTTAAGAGGTGGTTTAATAATTATTTCCAAATGCCTTTTCCTATAGtatttcttacctataaaattcattaaaaggTTTACAAAAGTATTCTACTTGCTCTAATTTTCATCATACTTCATGACCTCAAATCATCTGGGAAAGACGttagagaataaagaaatattggggaaaattactaatttactaccccTTTTATAACAGGAGAAAAGGCAGAGCAATACAGTAGTTATAATCAGAATGTCTGCATTCATTcaccaagtatttattaagcaccttctATTTCCCAGACATCATTCTAACAGCTGAGGCTCTACAGGGGTGAATGAGAaagtaatagctaccatttattgagtgcttactatgtgccaggctctggccTAAGAGTTGCACACATATAAACCCTTTTAATCCTCAAACACAACACCTCTATGATATGggtactattttcattttacatatgaaaaaattgaggcatagagaagttaaataactcatCCAGCTTTTAATTGGTAGAAATAGTCCTGGCTGTTGTGGAGCTTCTATTAGTCTaaactccttcccttctccttttcttctttgcctctgTGAGACCTAACAGATAAGAACTGAGTATGGCTCAAATAGGTAGTGTGACCATTTCATTTTTAGATGTTTCTTTTTGGGAAtgtttaaagagaattttaactAGCTCTATCTTCATCATGTTGTGATCTCAAGATATCTAAAAAGCCTGACTGTTAGAAGactgttttgtttaaatatttggggAGAAATAGTTAATGTAGGTATACACACGTAGCAGCCCTTCCTTTGGAAAACCGCTTTTCGAATCCAGGCAGGCCTAGTGGGGCTGAAGATTATGGGACCCTATCTCATTATAGGGGAGGTTCATAGTTCAAGCTAATTAGGCCTCACTGCCTTGGGCAATTATTAGTTCAGGACTACAGAAACATGATCCAGGCACGACAAATCTGTCTTTCCTGGGATGGACAGTGTTGGGAGATGTTCTCTTCACAAAGGAAGTGATTTCAGATGGTACCCATCTTCCTTGGCTCAAGAGAAAATGACTCCATAATATTGAGAGATGTTGAAAAATTCAGATACAGAACACTTTAATCTATCTATGCAAGAAATAGGTCTATCATTGCCCTTTCCAGTTAAATGagtataaaaagtataaataccCTTTAAGTGGGTTTCTGTGACTTTCAATCAAGTTTCAATGAACTTACAAAAGCATTACATAAAATATGCACAAAGAACAATGgttataataaatatgaatagaaTTCTTTTCTGTGCTCTTCCTTCACCCTCTTTCCCTGTGAACAAATATAGAACTGTCTACAGCTCAAAGgatggtttatttcattttcaaaagtagtATGCAAAATATTTACCTATGAATTCTAAGCAAGTGATTACaggcattattttaataattctacttctttagcatatgacaaAACCACAATatatctagaaaaacaaaatgttttattttaaaacattggaaAACCATTGAAAGACAAATGTCCATTATATAACCATGaacttcaaatatttggaaactgtaAATCTTCTAAAATGTGGTAGGCACTTCCAAAGAGCTAAATATTGCAAGTTATTCTACTGTATGTCTTTTCTAATATCAACAATACTTGATATGATGAAAAATACCAAGAAGACTCAACTAATTATTCAAAGTCACCATCTTAGGGTTCAACTTAATTACATGAGTAAAAGTTTTGTCCAAGATGTTCCTGACACATGAAGCTTCCGGgtgaatttcagaaatgttaacaAAAGTATCTTCCTTTTTTGCCTGTGAATGTTTGAGTATTGCTGTATTGTTGGTTAATATCCACTACAGATACTGGTTCTAGGCCAGCCCAAGGGTCTTCAAGCATTGAAGGCTTGAAATAATTTTCCAACTCATTagacattcttttttctctaccaCGCCCTGATCCAAATGGTGTAGATGTCCTTGGAGAaccctttagaaaaaaaatcatcagttaaaaaaatgttttgtagagATAATTggcacttattttttaaagctagtgGGGATCACATTCCTAGTTAAAAGTTGTGTTTTGAACCCAAACATGTTCAAATGCAAAGTCCATTCTTCCTTTAatctagtgtttttgtttgtaaaAGTATTTAAGCCAATTTGACATACTCATGTATTAATAATTCCATGCCAACTGTCAGCTCAAATACTTTTCGATTTCTAATGTAATAACTTTGCAGAACTAACAACTGGTGATAAAATAAATTGTGTTTcaaattttcctcaaaatttccaccttttttctggaaggaaattaaaacttttttttaaccctaCAGCTTCAAAATTTCAAGAACCTTTCCATCCTATGAAATTTTATCTACTTAGCTCCAGACTCAAAAGGGGTGGGGTTGGTTTAGCACAACGAAAAGTAGGAAACCGTTCAAGTTTTAAACCGCAGAAATCTTAGACACACCAGAAATACTCCCTCGGTCTCCTGTGTTCACTCTCACTGAGAGGAATGGGAAACTTCCAAAATCACCGATTTTTCCTTAAGAAGACTTGGAGCAGGAGCCAGTGTAGTTTGAAGCTCCTCTCTCCGCCACCttcgccccccaccccgccctgcccaAAAAAGCGTGCCAGTGTAAGGAAAATGGCACCAGTCTGTAACCCTTTAACTCAGATGAGCTCTACGCTGGGGATTCATTCGCTTTTTCACCCCTCGGAGAATAATTTACTCAGACGAACTGGCGAGGTTCCTGGCAAAGGACAGGAAATTAGGGAAATCTGTGTAGGAATGGCAGTGTACCAGCTCAAAGCAGAAAGTACAGCTCTGCTACGTAAGGTCACCTaaagtaagttacttaacttctctctcagcctcagtttactcatctgcaaaacagggcCAACAATAGTATCTCACCTCATAGAGGATTAGAcaaaataatccatgtaaagGGATTATTATTAGTACCATGCCTGCCATACAGTAAGAGCTCGGCAAACGCTGGCTATTATTACCTGGGGGTGGGTCTGCTGCTGCCCTGGGGAGTAGCCGAAATGCTGCTGGGACCCCGCGGGGGACTTGGAGTAGGAGCCAGGGTAGCCGCCAGGGGACGGAGACCCGAATCGGCCCCCCGGGAAGCTGCCGCCGTGTCGCGGAGAGTGGCTGCTCCCGTAGGGCCTAGACCGGGGCCCGTACGGCGGCGTGTGATGCGGACTCCCGTACCCGTCCCGAGGGGAGGGCGGCCGCGGTCCGCCTCCGCCCGGGGTACCCCGGAAGCTGCTCCCGCTACCCCAACCTCCTACACCCGCGCCGGGGTAGGGAGGAGTCGGGGGTCGAAAATTCTGTCGGTGCATATCAGGAGACGAAGACGAGGACCTCACTGCCGCGTTCTCCCGCCGGAACTGTCCCGACCAACCCTTCTCACAGACTCGGTGGTCCTCTGCCAAAACAGTCCCCTGGCCGCCAGCGCGGTACAGCATATCGGTTCCGGCCTCACAAAGGTTCCGTCAGGCGCAGGGTAGAAGTGGGTCACTGAATTGGATAGAGATTAAGCAGAtttaagtaaagaaagaaaaaggacagaagcCGAACACTCGGCTCCAGCAAAGGCCTTTACGGTCTTGCGGTGCCTGCTCGGGACCGACCGACCAGACGACTGCGCGGGCCGGAACGCGCCGCCCGGAAAACACGGCCCCGGGAAGCACTGCCGGGCAAACAGTGCCCGGCGGGGCCCCGCCCagtgggcggggggcggggcctgaggtGTTCGCGGGCGCCCCCTGTGGCGGCGGGCGGCGCGTGCGCTGCGCTCTTCCCTCACGCCCAGACCTAGGATGTCTGAGAGGCGCGCGATGCTGGCGACGCTGGCGAGGGTCGTGGCTCTGCGGAGAACCCGCCTTCTCTTCCGCCCGGGCGGCGGGAGGGGTTTGTGGACCGGCCGCCCGCAGTCAGGTACCCTTCGAGACGCGGTCCGGGCGGCGAAGGGAACCCCGGCCCCAGTCTCCCCCTCGGGCGGCGCCATGGGGCGAGTGCCCGCGCTTTCCCGAAGTGTCTCCTGCCCCCGCAGCCCACCCTTTGGCCTTTCCCGCCTCTCGGGGCCCTCGCTCGGTGGCCCCGCGGCCGGCCTGGCCCCGCGCCCCGGCCGCCCCGGGGTCACCCTGCTCGGCGTCCGGGCCGGGGGCCGAGAGGTCGCCCCTGCGCGGTCGTACTGGGCGGACGCCTCGCCTCTGTCCCTTACGCCTACCCTGTCTCGTCTTCCGAGTTTAACTCACTTTGCAAAGGTACACCCGGCCGCATTTCAGAAAGGATTTCAGAGTAAGCTCTGCAGAACTGGGGGGAGAGGCTGTGCTAACTAATGTCGGACTTTACTCCCTTCCTTGTTCTTGGTAAATGGAAGCGGGTTAGGGAGGAGGCTCCGAGGCAGAGATGCTGATTTTCAAAGAGCACACTTTGACGAAAGCTCTGAAAATCTTGACTGTTTCATAGACGTTtggttataaagaaaaatgtgctaATCCAAGCATGACACCTCATGTCTAATAAAACACGCGTCTGTGCCAGACACCTGTCccaggattttatttaaaagatgtgGCTTAAATTTACTACCGTTTTATAGAACTTTCTTTACCCCCTCAGAGTGTGGGAATGGTAGTACACTCTGACTCGTCAGATCAGCTCGTGGAAAACAATCTTAAAGAACTTTAGGACTCCTGAAACCCCAGCCCGGCGGGTGGCCGGGACCTAGGCTTGTCGGCCTATACACCTTGCAGGTGTGTATGACCTGCAGGGTGACAAGGCTAGCTGCAGTGTGATGTCTTCTCAGCTTGCATCCTCCTTGAGGAGTGGAGACACAAGTGGCTTTCTGTTACTTATTCTGAGGGAATTCTGTTCATCTAATTTCTCCTTTAGACACAGTTGTAGAATCGATCAAGTCAGGATAATGCCATCAAGGCTTAGTGATGCAGTTAAAGGGTGAGGACCCCAGATTATCCATTTTAGTGTGTATTTCTGTCTTGGCCAAAAATTTAGCTTTTGGCCGTTGTCTTTGGTGCTTAGCTTAATGCCTGGTAATTGGGCactcagatatttattgaatgaacagtTGGGTCGGTCACATCATTATCGTTCAGCGATTCTCACTTGTCTTACCTTTTATACCATCAACGAATCTACTTTTTTGGGTAAAGGGAGCAGAAAAATGAGGGTGGTGGGGACCAAAATtacctttgttgatttttttttataactggcAAATGATTTGCAGAATTGATTAAAATATAGTATTGTGTTTTTACTTGGCTTACACTTCTAGAATATTCTTCCTTGTAGCGATGTCTTGTTCATATGTCTACACATACGAACTTGCATtagaaaaggggggaggggggacgcctgggtggctcagtcgttaagcgtctgccttcagctcaggtcatgatcccagggtcttgggatcgagccccgcatggagccccgcatcgggctccctgctcctcaggaagcctgcttcttcctctcccactccccctgcttgtgttccgtctccagctgtgtctctctctgtcacataaataaataaaatcttaaaaaaaaaaaaagaaatgggggaaggaaagaaatacagtGCAAAATTTTGACAGATTATACATGACAGTGTGCCCTTCATCAGGTGTGCAGGTATGTATGAGGGTTGAGGGAGAGTTAATCCTTAATAATTATATGAAAACTCCAGATTCCACTTGGATCCCTTTTGAGAATAGGCCATTTGcctttttagagatgagaaataggccaagagaagttaagtgacttgcttaagTTCACATAACAGAGGTGCAACCAGAACTCAGGCTTCTTGAATcccaggagttttttttttttccccaagtaaagatgaataaattggcaatcagtctgtcttttttttttttaagatttttatttatttatttgagagagagagagagagagagggcatgagtggggaggaggggcagagggagaagcagactccccactgatcagggagcctgacatggactccatcccaggaccctgggatcatgcatgactggagccgaaggcagacgcttaacctaccgagccacccagtctgccctttgaaaaatgcaatagataaataaacattgtaaaaatttgaaagtgctatatagcatattattttagatttagagATTAACACATATAACCTTaatattgaatttttataaatgtcgCTAGAATCTTCCCATTTGTTAGCATGGGAATTGCAATCTGGGTGCCTGAACTGGTGGGTCTGAGGCATCTATTTGTATTGAATTTATTTGTATGGTGGTGAGTGCAGGGGAagagaggtgaggggagggggatgaagTTTTATGTTGGGTTACATGGAAGTAGAAAAGAGAGGAACTGGGATGGTGGATATGAGAGTATGGTGGCTGCTGCCTGAAGTCTCAGTCCTGTGGAGAGAAAAGGGCACTTCTTATTTTTGTGAGCAACAGAGGTTTGGGTTCCCCCCAAAAGAGAATTACAGCACTGTTTAGGGAGGATCGGCAGTAGAAAACAGGATACTGGATAGGGCAGTGCTTTCATGGAAGTGTTCAGGTACTTTTTTCAAATGGCATTGTATACATAGGACATCAACAGACAGAACATCAGGAACTTTCTGAGTACCTGTGAACTATATGGGGAGCCCCAGTAATAATCAGTTAACTTTGTGGTGGTGTGTGTTTTATAGATCTCACATTAATGCAAGTAAGAGCACCAAGCCAAGGAAATTTAAGTGCAAATGTAAATGGAACCATGTCTGTTTCTATAagacaggatttttattttatttaggttgcctaagattttttgttttttcttcccccaatggatttcaattttttttttttttttggtagagccTCATCTTCAAAAAACAATTGGAAGCCCAAATTTTGAGAGCAGATAGGCTGTATTTGAAGCAGGAATTGGGGTTTCAGAGCCTTGCGCACTCTGCACCTCTAAATGGCCCTCTGAAAAGAGGCTTCTGGGGCACCTCTGAGGAATTCCCAGGGCTCTCCAGAAAGGGTGTGAAAGCCAATATTTTAGGAGGTGTCCGATATTAACAAGAGCTGCAAATATaaatgttttggtttgttttactgTGTATTTTCAAGAAgtgtatattttcatgtttctgcatGGTCACAGCTTTGTAAGCCAAGAAAACTAGAACCTGGGTTAAAGGGCAAGATTTGGAAGTTAAAAGATTGTTAAGAGATTAGATTGTTAGAGAATGCCCAGGAAGTTTGTTCTTTTGTCAAAGGGTTATAAAACTCAGAGCCTGGGAGACATTCAAGATTGAGATTGTAAACCTTGTGAAGTTAATCTTCCCTTGGGAGAcgtttatttacatttcaaagggtAAGAACTCTAAGACCTTTCCTTTTCTAAGGAGAATTTGCTTACATTAGGAAGATTagcttttttcctgcctttctcaGGGAAAGGTAGCAGTTGGGCAACTATAATACACATATTCCCAGATTCATACTTTTGGGGACCTTTCCTGTGGTTCAACCCCTGTATGGACCGGCCTAACCAACTGGCTCTTGTTACAATGCCTGTGGCGTATTAGGTGTGGGAAAAGTGATACATTTCTTGGTGTAAGTAATAATAACTCTGATCTCTGATCCAGAACCTTGTGTTTACTCTCAGGCTAAAAAtgcataaatgtaaatattaaaaacatatgtttttgatgtaaaatactttatattaCAGGGGAGtgtgtttaataatttttatgtatagagatgtttgtatgtgtatttaGAGTATAAGCTTTACTTAATATTTCCTGCAACTTTCAgattatctctttttcttatagCGGTCCTGTTATTAGCTGTTTCATGTTAAAGACTTCTTGTAGTAAAAAAGTCAGGGTATCTCTAGGATGTGATTAGTTCAGTCATTGATAGGATTAGGCCTATACTGAACACAGTGGATCACTTAACTATCACCTACATAATATTTTCATTGATAAAGCAACTATTAGAAGCAACTTGTTCTCAGGATTCTCTGAGAGCCAAACTTTACTGTTAATCATCTTCTTTTCAACTCTAAGCATGTATGCATTTTCTGTGGTAGTCAAACACAGGTGAATTGTTTTATACATAATGACTTCCTGTAgactaatattcttttttttaatatatatttttaaagattttatttatttatttgagagagagagggagagtgagcacaagtaggggaagcaggagagggagaagcagctcctcgtgtgggggctcggtcccaggaccagGGATCGTGACCCTAGATGAAggcacttaactgagtgagccacccaggtgcccctggagactAATATTCTTTAGTCAGGTGTAACACAGGTGTTAAAGCATTAACTCACAAAAATTTTCATTGAGAATAAAATTGCTGACAGAGTACTTCAATATGAAGGAAAACCTAAGAGAGTATAACTATTGTTTTCAagacacaaatttttattttgaaatcagaaaataaaattttaatttcactagaagttgtatttttgtatttttccaattataaaaacaatacatacATTTTGTAGGTAACctgaagtgtttaaaaaaaacagaaagtgggcacctgggtggctcagttggttaagcgactgccttcggctcaggtcatgatcctggagtccctggatcgagtcccgcatcgggctccctgctcggcagggagtctgcttctccctctgaccctcccccctctcgtgtgctctctctcattctctctctctcaaataactaaataaaatctttaaaaaataaaaataaaataaaaataaaaaaccagaaagcaagaaaaaatattaattgctTATCCAAGAAGCAACTattaatattaaaagagaaaaaaataagccttAGATagcttaaatcttttttttttttttaaagattttatttatttatttgcgagagagagaatgagagacagagagcatgagagggaggagggtcagagggagaagcagactccctgccgagcagggagcccgatgcgggactcgatcccgggactccaggatcatgacctgagccgaaggcagtcgcttaaccaactgagccacccaggcgccccagcttaaatctttaaataggaaaataaaagcttttaaaatgggAAACCCACCTATACATAAGCATTTATATAATCTAGGGTTGGGAGAACTTGGTACCtgtgcagaaaagagttaacatagcAGGCCTCAGGCTGCtgtctttattattaatttttaaaatttttatgtatttattttttgagagagagagtgggaggggcaaagggagagagagagaatctcaggcaagCTCCACAGCCAGTGtggagctcgacgtggggctcaatctcaggacctgagatcatgacctgagctgaaatcaagagttggacacttaactgactgagccaacttAGGCTGCTGTATTTAAAAGGACCATCTTAGAAGTTTAGCCCTTGGATGACATCTGGGAACTTGGCACTTGAACTGCTTCCTAATTAATAAGGTGCCTAAGTGTTTTGTACAATCCTTGTGATTTATGGTGAACCTGCTTTTACTCTGgtctggaattttggtacatgGGAAACACAGCATGTCTCTGTGAATAGCCCTCAGTAAAAACCTTAGATTCTGAGTTTGTAATAGGCTTCCCTGAGCAGAAGCATTGGACATgctgctcttttttttgtttgtttctggagaCAGAAGCTGCTTGGCTCCCACACCAACTGTGGCTCCTCACAGTAGGAAGAGAACATGAGAAGCCTGTGCATGGATTTTTCCAGACTGTGCCTGTCTTTTTCCCTTGCTGATCCTGTCATATATCATTTTACTGTAATAAACCTTAGTCACGAATACAACTATATGCTGAGTCCTCTGAATCCTTTTAGCAAATCACTGGAAATATGGGTAGTCTTGAGGAATCTTGAAATAAATACCAGAGGtggaaagtaaaattatttttttttttaaagattttatttatttatttgacagagagacagcgagagagggaacacaagcagcaggagtgggagagggagaagcaggcttcctgccaagcagggagcccgatgcggggctcgatcccaagaccctgggatcatgacctgagccaaaggcagacgcttaatgactgagccaccccggcaccccagtaaaatgatttttttgaaagcGAAATTCCAATATaactaaaaaagcaaacaagagaTAGGGAAAAGTTActttcacaaaaaataaatggtaaaaggTTAATATTATTACTGCATAAAGAATCCATACAAATCAATAGTAAGATAAATGTGAGTTAGCAATATGGggcaaaataatttataagagaaTTTATAAGAATAATTTATAAGAGAAGACATGAAACGAGAACAAATATGAAAAACTTTCAGAATTTAATTTCAGAAGtcattaaatgcaaattaaaatgacagtgCCATGCAAATTTTTAACTGTCAAATTTgcaacaaacaagtaaaaaaaagtcCCATAAAACCAAGAGATCATATCCAGGGTTATGGAAGATGATGGAGGATAAATACCattttcatacactgctggtgccAATATAAATACTGCCTTTCTCATGGACAATTTGATAATCTGTATTAACAGTATTAAAGAGTTTGTAACATGAACATATGCTAGGCCACATTAAGTTCTGCCTCTGTACGTGGAAAcatctctttgttttcctttctccatccccTAAAACTAAAAGCCTTGAAgagtaatttttatctttactacTTGAAGAGAAGTTTCTGGGAGGGTTCCGTAGACCCTCACACAGAAAGCATCCTAAATTCTCTAGACATCTCTCCTGCTCTTCAGAATTACCCACTGGAAGCTGTTAAAAGCAAATCAAATtgtaaaacatattctttttcaCATGCATATCCACCCTACACACTTCTTCCAGGCTGCCCCTTCCtatgccttcccttcccttcccttctattCCTCTTAGTTAAATATTTGCAGTGTTCTGTAAAATAGGactcagtatcttttttttgtgTCAAAAGAGGGCTCATCCTGTTCACAGTCTAACACTGCAAcatcctctcccactccctgcacacacacattttcttctttgctgtgattaaattataatttccCTCAAGTACTTATGACAGTGTTTCATCAACAACCTAGAGTGAGCACTGTTTTGCCAGTTCTCTAGAAGGGAtgcctttttcttatttgtgCAAATAACTTACCTTTGGTTAGTCTTCTCGGAGAGGACAGCCATACCACCAGCATTGAGTTCAAGGAGCCTCTGGGGTTTGTGAGCACTCATTTTCAGTAGTTAGTAACTGTCATTTGCTCCACCAGTTCCTGGTTCAACCACTTCTGATCATCTGAGTAGTTAACTTCAGGATGGCCCATTAATGAGTCCTGaacattgaatttttttcctcG
This window contains:
- the LOC123323739 gene encoding M-phase-specific PLK1-interacting protein — its product is MHRQNFRPPTPPYPGAGVGGWGSGSSFRGTPGGGGPRPPSPRDGYGSPHHTPPYGPRSRPYGSSHSPRHGGSFPGGRFGSPSPGGYPGSYSKSPAGSQQHFGYSPGQQQTHPQGSPRTSTPFGSGRGREKRMSNELENYFKPSMLEDPWAGLEPVSVVDINQQYSNTQTFTGKKGRYFC